From one Lolium rigidum isolate FL_2022 chromosome 4, APGP_CSIRO_Lrig_0.1, whole genome shotgun sequence genomic stretch:
- the LOC124706047 gene encoding F-box protein PP2-A13-like: MGAGVSSLFFGTGGDATASGATGMGDLPELCAAEVLLRLDAPEICALARLNRAFRGAAGADFVWEAKLPENYRHLIGYVEGGGEEGRRRRRRAGKKEIYARLSRPVTFDDGTKEFWLEKSKGRVCMALSSKALVITGIDDRRYWTHMPTTESRFQSVAYLQQIWWFEVVGELDFSFPVGTYSLYFRIHLGKFSKRFGRRVCSSEHIHGWDKKPVRFQLSTSDGQNALSQCYLDEPGSWVLYHAGDFVASKPGEALKLKFSMAQIDCTHTKGGLCVDSVLVYPKGFRPEKVVTGRVSEMRS; the protein is encoded by the exons ATGGGGGCGGGAGTCTCGAGCCTTTTCTTTGGGACTGGCGGCGACGCGACGGCGTCGGGCGCCACCGGCATGGGCGACCTGCCGGAGCTCTGCGCCGCCGAGGTGCTGCTCCGCCTCGACGCGCCGGAGATCTGCGCGCTCGCGCGCCTCAACCGCGCCTtccgcggcgcggccggggccgactTCGTGTGGGAGGCCAAGCTGCCGGAGAACTACCGCCACCTCATCGGCTACGTcgagggcggcggcgaggagggccggaggcggcggcgccgggccGGGAAGAAGGAGATCTACGCCAGGCTCTCCAGGCCCGTGACCTTCGATGACGGCACAAAG GAGTTCTGGCTGGAGAAGAGCAAAGGTAGAGTTTGCATGGCGCTATCCTCCAAAGCTCTGGTGATAACTGGCATCGACGACAGAAGATATTGGACACATATGCCGACCACAGAATCAAG GTTCCAATCTGTGGCATACCTTCAGCAAATCTGGTGGTTTGAAGTGGTTGGGGAGCTCGATTTCAGTTTCCCCGTGGGAACCTACAGTCTATACTTCAGGATTCATCTCGGGAAGTTCTCCAAGCGGTTTGGACGCCGTGTTTGTAGCTCCGAGCACATCCATGGCTGGGACAAGAAGCCGGTGCGCTTCCAGCTTTCCACCTCCGATGGTCAGAATGCATTATCTCAATGCTATCTGGATGAGCCTGGGAGCTGGGTTCTGTACCATGCAGGCGATTTTGTGGCCTCGAAGCCTGGTGAAGCACTGAAGCTGAAGTTCTCAATGGCGCAGATCGACTGCACGCACACGAAGGGCGGTCTGTGCGTCGACTCGGTGCTTGTATACCCTAAGGGCTTTCGACCCGAGAAGGTGGTAACTGGCAGGGTCTCGGAGATGAGATCGTAG